Proteins encoded together in one Pseudoalteromonas xiamenensis window:
- a CDS encoding UPF0149 family protein — MYTFTYSDVEQRLIVKALDAIHSPYTLDFVEGYLFADVCGPEGQEPEQWLARFGFSAGQLDEQSVFAFMALHHHVSETVYSEHGYAPFTLSAFDLKKIHQWSLGFLDGVGVYADMLSNAIGQTQEMLEALQVSIEQLGFFALPQSQIEQFCMAHDLEFNSFVIEQFALLQEFSREFANLIEAAAQSLFDD; from the coding sequence ATGTATACATTTACTTATAGCGATGTGGAACAGCGATTAATCGTTAAGGCGCTTGACGCAATACACAGTCCTTACACCCTCGATTTCGTTGAAGGTTACTTATTTGCTGATGTTTGTGGACCGGAGGGACAAGAACCCGAGCAATGGTTAGCTCGATTTGGGTTTTCTGCAGGTCAATTAGATGAGCAAAGTGTCTTTGCTTTTATGGCACTACATCATCACGTTTCTGAAACGGTTTATTCCGAACACGGTTATGCACCCTTCACATTGAGTGCGTTCGATTTGAAGAAGATCCACCAATGGAGCTTAGGTTTTTTGGATGGTGTGGGTGTTTATGCTGACATGTTATCCAATGCGATAGGTCAAACTCAGGAGATGCTTGAGGCGCTACAAGTGAGTATCGAGCAACTCGGCTTTTTCGCGCTACCGCAATCTCAAATCGAGCAGTTTTGCATGGCACATGATTTAGAGTTTAATAGTTTCGTGATAGAACAATTTGCTCTGCTTCAGGAGTTTTCTCGCGAATTCGCCAATTTGATTGAGGCAGCAGCGCAAAGTCTTTTTGATGATTAA
- the gspG gene encoding type II secretion system major pseudopilin GspG, whose amino-acid sequence MNKQSGFSLLEIMVVLVIIGMIMSIVAPNIMGQQEEAAKDKARLDIQQLEDAMNMYKLKNKAYPSTEQGLEALVTKTSIEPIPSRFPDGGFISKLPEDPWGNPYQLVSPGEMGKKVDIFSMGPDGEVGTDDDIGNWDQENK is encoded by the coding sequence GTGAACAAGCAATCTGGTTTTTCATTATTAGAAATTATGGTGGTACTGGTTATCATCGGGATGATCATGTCAATTGTTGCGCCTAACATTATGGGTCAACAAGAAGAAGCGGCAAAAGACAAAGCTAGACTGGATATTCAGCAACTTGAAGACGCGATGAACATGTATAAGCTAAAGAATAAAGCTTACCCATCGACAGAACAAGGTTTAGAAGCGTTAGTGACGAAAACGTCTATCGAGCCAATTCCATCTCGCTTCCCAGACGGTGGGTTTATTTCAAAACTTCCTGAAGATCCATGGGGTAATCCATATCAGTTAGTTAGCCCAGGTGAAATGGGTAAAAAAGTCGATATTTTCTCTATGGGTCCAGACGGTGAAGTGGGTACGGATGACGACATCGGAAACTGGGATCAAGAAAACAAATAA
- the gspF gene encoding type II secretion system inner membrane protein GspF yields the protein MAAFEYRALDAKGKEKKGILEADTAKQIRTQLREMGLVALEVSPAAQKEKAASSGSGMGLFNRGYKPSTADLALITRQLATLIQSALPVEAAVKAVAEQCEKPRLKRMLMSVRSKVVEGYTLADGMSEFPYVFDNLYRAMVAAGEKSGHLDAVLNRLADYTEQRQHMRSQITQAMVYPIILVIFAIAIVSVLLGTVVPKILKTFEKSKQALPWTTEWVMAASNFVQHYWLPSLVVIIGTVFGIKQALKRPKVRYWFDGKILQMPGLGKISRGINTARFARTLSILSSSSVPLLEGMKISGQVLENQRIKQAVSEAATRVSEGASLRAALQQTKLFPPMMIHMIASGEKSGELEQMLERAANNQDREFESMVNVTLKLLEPAMIAGMAVIVLFIVMAILQPIMAMNKAIGL from the coding sequence ATGGCGGCATTTGAATATCGAGCACTGGATGCCAAAGGAAAAGAGAAAAAAGGCATACTAGAAGCAGACACGGCTAAACAGATCCGCACACAATTGCGAGAAATGGGGTTAGTCGCGCTTGAAGTTTCTCCAGCCGCACAAAAAGAAAAGGCCGCAAGCTCAGGCTCTGGTATGGGGCTTTTCAATCGAGGGTATAAACCGTCGACAGCGGATTTAGCCCTAATCACGCGTCAATTAGCAACGTTGATCCAATCAGCTTTGCCTGTTGAAGCAGCGGTAAAAGCGGTTGCTGAACAATGTGAAAAGCCTCGCTTAAAGCGTATGCTGATGTCTGTTCGTTCGAAAGTAGTCGAGGGCTATACGCTCGCCGATGGTATGTCGGAATTTCCCTATGTCTTCGACAATTTATACCGCGCGATGGTCGCTGCGGGGGAAAAATCGGGTCATTTGGATGCGGTACTGAATCGTTTAGCGGATTACACAGAACAACGCCAACATATGCGTAGCCAGATTACACAGGCTATGGTTTACCCAATTATTCTAGTTATCTTTGCGATAGCTATCGTGTCTGTACTGCTTGGCACCGTTGTGCCAAAGATCCTAAAAACGTTTGAAAAGTCAAAGCAAGCTTTGCCTTGGACAACGGAATGGGTAATGGCCGCAAGTAACTTTGTTCAGCACTATTGGTTGCCAAGCCTAGTGGTGATTATTGGTACGGTTTTTGGTATCAAGCAAGCATTAAAACGTCCTAAAGTGCGTTATTGGTTTGACGGCAAAATTTTGCAAATGCCAGGACTTGGGAAAATCAGTCGTGGAATTAACACGGCGCGTTTCGCTCGTACTCTTAGTATTTTGTCTTCAAGTTCTGTTCCGCTACTAGAAGGGATGAAAATTTCAGGGCAAGTGCTTGAAAATCAACGCATTAAGCAAGCGGTTTCTGAGGCGGCTACCCGTGTCAGCGAAGGGGCTAGTTTAAGAGCTGCATTACAACAAACTAAGTTGTTTCCACCCATGATGATCCACATGATTGCCAGTGGGGAAAAATCAGGGGAGCTTGAACAAATGTTAGAGCGAGCAGCAAACAACCAAGACAGAGAATTTGAAAGCATGGTAAATGTTACGTTGAAATTGCTTGAGCCTGCCATGATTGCAGGTATGGCGGTTATCGTATTGTTTATCGTGATGGCAATTTTGCAGCCAATCATGGCAATGAACAAAGCAATTGGCCTATAG
- a CDS encoding type II secretion system protein gives MSSTKASKHQRGFSLIEILVVLVIIAFGTQLVVYGLDDNHEEALEKQALRLHTTINMASEYAVLNQVELGMMMENQKLEFLVFDGENWISFEEEELFQPIELGEAYRLSLNLEGLGWSEDNLLEQAKWRELLSGSDDDLLELKKRKIPQVLLLSSGEMSAFQFQLSADGYAEPVYFIEGEYVAPAKMRKEPEEDE, from the coding sequence ATGTCTTCTACCAAAGCAAGTAAACACCAACGAGGATTTAGTTTAATCGAAATCCTCGTGGTATTGGTCATTATTGCATTTGGTACGCAGCTTGTCGTCTATGGTTTAGATGACAACCATGAAGAAGCGCTGGAGAAGCAAGCGCTTCGTCTTCACACCACTATTAATATGGCATCGGAATACGCTGTCTTGAACCAAGTCGAATTGGGGATGATGATGGAAAACCAAAAACTCGAGTTTTTGGTTTTTGATGGTGAAAACTGGATTAGTTTTGAAGAAGAAGAGTTGTTCCAACCAATTGAGCTAGGCGAAGCATATCGATTGAGTCTCAACCTAGAAGGACTTGGCTGGTCAGAAGACAACTTGTTGGAACAGGCAAAGTGGCGCGAATTATTGAGCGGCAGCGATGATGATTTGCTTGAATTGAAGAAGCGGAAGATCCCACAAGTGTTGTTACTTTCATCTGGCGAGATGAGCGCGTTCCAATTTCAGTTGTCTGCAGATGGTTATGCAGAACCCGTGTATTTTATTGAAGGTGAATATGTAGCGCCTGCCAAAATGCGAAAGGAACCAGAAGAAGATGAATAA
- a CDS encoding type II secretion system protein M — protein MKEKALKYWHGLKEQEQRLLLIAGSVFVIFVLFMGIFKPLNQGIEKALKDRQQQTELVAWVKESVVKLKAAQPKQAQSGGSLSQIVNSTRSRFNINISKMQPSDNSLRLTIDSVEFNALISWLDEMVNRHGVLIENVELGQDTQPGYVRVSRLVLEKSL, from the coding sequence ATGAAAGAGAAAGCACTCAAATACTGGCATGGTTTAAAAGAACAAGAACAGCGACTACTCTTAATCGCTGGTAGTGTTTTTGTCATTTTTGTTTTATTCATGGGCATTTTCAAACCGTTAAATCAAGGAATTGAAAAAGCATTGAAAGACCGCCAACAACAAACTGAATTAGTGGCTTGGGTGAAAGAAAGTGTGGTGAAGTTAAAAGCCGCACAGCCAAAGCAAGCGCAAAGCGGTGGTTCCTTGAGCCAAATCGTGAACAGCACACGAAGCCGTTTTAACATTAATATTTCAAAAATGCAGCCAAGTGACAATTCACTGCGTTTAACAATTGATTCGGTCGAGTTTAATGCGCTGATCAGTTGGTTAGATGAAATGGTTAATCGCCACGGTGTACTCATTGAAAACGTTGAATTAGGTCAAGATACACAACCAGGCTACGTTCGAGTAAGCCGTTTGGTTTTGGAGAAGTCACTTTGA
- the gspK gene encoding type II secretion system minor pseudopilin GspK: MGKERGAALVIVLFIVALAATIAADMAVSLMVQVQKTTNIQQHQQSKWYAYAAEELARKVLIEVKKDKADVVNLGQIWAQEPEPYPVDNGYLKVGLTDLHACLNLNALAQPDDGQNQTQGINPAHRALLFLLQNIEELGNEESEETLADSVYDWIDEDSITNRSGAEEDEYMSNRNPYMTANNLLASVSELRVIKGFNPLVMEKLLPYVCVIPGSKELKLNVNTITSENALLLSAVIPNLSQSGAEAIIGARPEQGFAKVTDFIEELKQQGVKDFGKVDELLTVNSEHFQLVAQAFFNERRFSMTSTLEVKDSHVTVLARKFGGVQ; the protein is encoded by the coding sequence ATGGGTAAAGAACGTGGTGCCGCTTTAGTCATTGTATTGTTCATCGTTGCATTGGCCGCCACCATTGCAGCAGACATGGCCGTGAGTTTAATGGTGCAAGTGCAAAAAACAACAAATATCCAGCAGCACCAACAATCAAAGTGGTACGCTTACGCTGCGGAAGAACTTGCGCGAAAAGTACTTATTGAAGTTAAAAAAGATAAAGCGGATGTGGTTAATCTTGGGCAAATTTGGGCACAAGAGCCAGAGCCTTATCCCGTTGATAACGGCTATTTAAAAGTTGGTTTAACGGATTTACACGCTTGTTTGAATTTGAATGCATTAGCGCAACCTGACGATGGACAAAATCAAACACAAGGTATTAATCCGGCTCATCGAGCGCTGTTGTTTTTGCTTCAGAACATTGAAGAGCTAGGTAACGAAGAGTCCGAAGAAACGCTCGCGGACAGTGTTTATGATTGGATTGATGAAGACAGTATTACCAATCGCTCCGGTGCGGAAGAAGATGAATACATGTCTAATCGCAACCCATACATGACCGCAAATAATTTGTTGGCGTCGGTGTCTGAACTACGCGTCATTAAGGGATTCAACCCGTTGGTGATGGAAAAACTATTACCTTATGTGTGTGTGATCCCTGGTAGTAAAGAGTTAAAGCTCAATGTGAATACGATCACATCAGAAAATGCGCTGTTGTTAAGTGCGGTGATCCCTAATTTGAGTCAGTCTGGTGCTGAGGCCATTATTGGAGCAAGACCGGAACAAGGTTTTGCAAAAGTCACAGACTTTATCGAAGAATTAAAACAACAAGGTGTCAAAGATTTTGGCAAGGTTGATGAACTATTAACAGTGAATAGTGAACATTTTCAATTGGTCGCTCAAGCATTTTTCAATGAAAGACGCTTTAGCATGACCAGTACACTGGAAGTGAAAGATAGTCATGTGACCGTCCTTGCACGGAAATTTGGAGGCGTGCAGTGA
- a CDS encoding serine/threonine protein kinase: MSQFSFSNLTPEHILDAVESLGIYPETGLLALNSYENRVYQFKADDGLRYVTKFYRPHRWTQAQILEEHAFAFELQDAEIPVVAPITRDGDSLFEHDGYSFTVYPSVGGRSFEADNLDNLEYLGQLLGRVHQVGEKQQFASRTTLGPQTHLVEALRELEQSPLIPSTYKSRLIELVEELKAKVVALYRPNNQIRLHGDCHAGNILSMTEGLCLVDLDDACMGPAVQDLWMMLSGDRQSQMVQLDTLLCGYEMFRDFPRSELEMIESLRTMRMVNYMAWLSKRFDDPAFKSAFSWFATPQYWEQQLKALEEQILAMESPALTLWP, encoded by the coding sequence ATGAGCCAATTTAGCTTTTCAAACCTCACACCTGAACATATTCTCGACGCGGTTGAGTCACTCGGGATTTATCCTGAAACGGGGTTATTGGCGTTGAACAGCTATGAGAACCGGGTTTACCAGTTCAAAGCCGATGACGGGTTGCGTTATGTAACCAAGTTTTATCGCCCTCATCGTTGGACTCAAGCGCAAATATTGGAAGAACATGCATTTGCGTTTGAACTTCAAGACGCGGAAATTCCCGTAGTTGCCCCTATAACGCGAGATGGCGACAGCTTGTTTGAGCACGATGGTTATTCGTTTACGGTTTACCCAAGTGTCGGTGGTCGGTCGTTTGAAGCCGATAATTTAGATAATCTTGAATATTTAGGTCAGTTACTTGGGCGGGTGCATCAAGTAGGTGAAAAACAGCAGTTTGCATCACGTACAACTTTAGGGCCACAAACGCATTTAGTTGAAGCTCTGCGTGAATTAGAGCAAAGTCCGCTTATTCCTAGTACATATAAATCGCGATTAATTGAGTTAGTTGAGGAACTAAAAGCGAAAGTGGTCGCTCTATATAGACCAAATAACCAGATCCGATTGCATGGAGACTGTCATGCTGGCAATATTCTGTCCATGACAGAGGGACTGTGCTTAGTGGATCTCGATGACGCATGCATGGGGCCTGCGGTGCAAGATCTCTGGATGATGCTAAGTGGTGACCGTCAGTCACAGATGGTTCAGCTTGATACGTTACTGTGTGGTTATGAAATGTTTCGTGATTTTCCACGGTCAGAATTAGAGATGATTGAATCGCTTCGGACAATGCGTATGGTTAACTACATGGCATGGTTGTCAAAACGGTTTGATGACCCTGCATTTAAGTCGGCATTTTCATGGTTTGCAACGCCGCAATATTGGGAACAACAACTCAAAGCTTTAGAAGAACAAATCCTTGCGATGGAGTCACCTGCATTGACTTTGTGGCCTTAA
- the ccoG gene encoding cytochrome c oxidase accessory protein CcoG, translated as MDNQIKVKNISTEVKIQKPADLQPDRFNPRNRIYVRAVSGLHQLLRRRIGFVGMLAFMLMPWINYQGKQAVLFDIMAQKFNIFGLTLLPQDLTILAFIFMIAAFALFVVTAFYGRVWCGYTCPQTVWTFIFIWFEEKLEGSANQRKKLDERPMDMDKFLRKSAKHASWIAFSLYTSITFVGYFTPIREFVPDFFTFSASASAAISTLVFTFCTYGNAGWMREIMCLHMCPYSRFQSAMFDKDTFTVSYDASRGENRGPRGRKQDPKELGLGDCIDCNLCVQVCPTGIDIRNGLQYECINCGACIDACDGVMDKMNYPRGLISYTTERNLESHSEKTKAVRPKLIGYVILLVVLSSALVVNIATRKPMELDIIRDRNQLYRENFEGLIENTYTLKVINKAQIEQEFTVQVQGLPEFQLLGKTEVSVEAGTSHDLPISIVIDPYLLKKPVTEFEFVVRLKDNPEQSLSQKTNFFRAK; from the coding sequence ATGGATAATCAAATCAAAGTGAAAAACATCTCTACCGAGGTGAAAATCCAAAAACCGGCCGATCTGCAGCCAGATCGATTTAATCCTCGCAATCGGATATACGTCAGAGCCGTATCGGGTCTTCATCAACTGCTTCGTCGTCGTATCGGATTTGTCGGGATGCTCGCATTTATGTTGATGCCTTGGATTAACTATCAAGGAAAACAAGCTGTTTTATTCGATATTATGGCGCAAAAATTTAATATTTTTGGCCTGACATTATTGCCACAAGATCTTACCATTCTTGCTTTTATTTTCATGATTGCGGCGTTTGCATTGTTCGTGGTGACGGCATTCTATGGTCGTGTTTGGTGTGGTTATACCTGCCCCCAAACTGTATGGACGTTTATTTTTATTTGGTTTGAAGAAAAACTCGAAGGTTCTGCAAATCAACGTAAAAAGCTTGATGAGCGACCAATGGATATGGACAAGTTTTTACGCAAATCTGCAAAGCACGCAAGTTGGATAGCTTTTTCTTTATATACCTCAATAACGTTTGTTGGTTATTTCACTCCAATTCGCGAGTTTGTGCCTGACTTTTTTACTTTTTCGGCATCAGCGTCAGCGGCGATAAGTACTTTAGTGTTTACCTTCTGTACTTACGGTAATGCAGGTTGGATGAGAGAAATCATGTGTTTACACATGTGTCCGTATTCACGCTTCCAATCCGCAATGTTCGATAAAGATACCTTTACGGTGAGCTACGATGCCTCTCGCGGTGAAAATCGTGGGCCTCGTGGCCGTAAACAAGATCCGAAGGAATTGGGATTAGGGGATTGTATCGATTGTAATTTGTGTGTTCAGGTTTGTCCTACTGGCATCGACATTCGTAATGGTCTGCAATACGAATGTATCAACTGTGGTGCGTGTATTGATGCGTGTGACGGTGTAATGGACAAAATGAATTACCCGCGTGGACTTATTTCTTACACCACGGAGCGTAACTTAGAGTCTCATTCGGAGAAGACCAAAGCGGTTAGACCAAAGCTCATCGGTTATGTCATTCTACTTGTTGTACTTTCATCCGCTTTGGTTGTGAACATTGCAACGCGTAAGCCGATGGAACTTGATATCATTCGAGATAGAAACCAATTGTATCGCGAGAACTTTGAGGGCTTGATTGAAAATACCTACACCTTAAAAGTGATCAACAAAGCGCAAATCGAACAGGAGTTTACGGTTCAAGTCCAAGGATTACCAGAGTTTCAATTATTGGGTAAAACGGAAGTATCGGTTGAAGCAGGGACTTCACACGATTTGCCTATTTCTATAGTCATAGATCCGTATTTGTTGAAAAAGCCAGTGACAGAATTTGAATTTGTCGTCAGGTTGAAAGACAATCCAGAACAATCCTTGTCACAAAAGACAAATTTCTTCCGAGCAAAATAA
- a CDS encoding thiol:disulfide interchange protein DsbA/DsbL: MIKKLKVALFALCLPMMAFATDFEDGKHYNTLSVEKSKTAKVTEFFSFYCPHCFRFEPVAIALEKSLPEGAVFEKSHVNFLGGLPSEVQSNLSYAYIIAKQHGKEHEVAQQLFNAIHTQHIRFTDMKDLKALMVANGISEPEYDAALVSMPVLAAEKAMVEAQEKYSKINALTGVPTFIVNDKYKLNTSALKSQEELHELVAYLLKK; encoded by the coding sequence ATGATAAAAAAATTAAAAGTGGCGTTATTCGCGCTGTGTTTGCCCATGATGGCCTTTGCAACCGATTTTGAAGATGGTAAGCATTACAACACGCTGTCGGTTGAAAAAAGCAAGACCGCAAAAGTGACGGAGTTCTTTTCGTTTTATTGCCCGCATTGTTTCCGATTTGAACCTGTCGCGATTGCTCTTGAAAAGTCGCTTCCTGAAGGGGCCGTATTTGAAAAGAGCCACGTTAATTTCTTAGGTGGATTGCCAAGCGAGGTTCAATCGAATTTGAGCTATGCGTACATTATTGCCAAGCAACATGGGAAAGAGCACGAAGTGGCTCAGCAATTGTTTAATGCTATTCACACCCAACATATTCGTTTTACCGATATGAAAGACTTAAAGGCACTGATGGTGGCGAATGGTATTTCTGAACCAGAATACGATGCGGCACTTGTGAGCATGCCTGTTTTGGCTGCGGAAAAAGCGATGGTTGAAGCACAAGAGAAGTATTCAAAAATTAACGCGCTGACTGGCGTGCCGACGTTTATCGTGAACGACAAATACAAACTCAATACTTCAGCGCTAAAAAGCCAAGAAGAACTTCACGAACTTGTCGCCTATTTATTAAAAAAATAA
- the gspI gene encoding type II secretion system minor pseudopilin GspI has protein sequence MNKVRGFTLLEVMVALSICALAGIAAMQATGQHIVHVSSIESQTYASWVAENQLALLKAGTESKAPKNGEKGDEELAGLKWYWQQVVAPTEAPDFVKVTINVYSDEAMSQMEYDLTTYIYKETTR, from the coding sequence ATGAATAAGGTTCGCGGGTTTACCCTTTTGGAAGTCATGGTCGCGCTTAGCATTTGTGCTTTGGCTGGGATTGCAGCAATGCAAGCAACGGGTCAGCATATTGTGCATGTGTCTAGTATTGAATCACAAACGTATGCTTCTTGGGTTGCTGAAAATCAATTAGCGTTACTTAAAGCGGGCACAGAAAGTAAAGCACCAAAAAATGGTGAAAAGGGCGATGAGGAACTCGCAGGGCTCAAATGGTATTGGCAGCAAGTGGTTGCACCGACGGAAGCGCCCGATTTTGTTAAGGTGACGATAAATGTATATTCCGATGAAGCCATGTCGCAAATGGAATACGATTTAACGACCTACATTTATAAAGAGACAACACGATGA
- the gspL gene encoding type II secretion system protein GspL, translated as MKEMLVVRIGHNLQDVVHWMIWSNHDSQIIASGELAQGKLSVLEEKAADREVIVLLPSDQVSLKTVILPTKWGRKLEQALPYLIEEQLAQDVDSMFIAIEQPTMVEEKHAVRIACCDKTWLSSWYSRFHQAGIEVHRMVPDALLLPNAQDGEASMIRLGEQWLVKQGDWQVAAVESSWLETYLNAAKVSIVNHFSPIEHAFAGIQWNAQEAEYDLPLAVCAKHLTLHKLTFNQGAFAQKKKQPQWWADWRSGLIAASVALVAFIGVKTVQLIHLNNEVTDLKAEAVAAYQEAFPGKVVRPQLLRTQLRSALAQLDGGPETSFLKLTEQTVTVLSEVKQFSVETIRFDQRRNELRIRARGKDFQSFGQVKALFEQQGLSVDQGSLNNDGDFVVGELRVKGA; from the coding sequence GTGAAAGAGATGTTAGTGGTCCGAATCGGACATAATCTGCAAGATGTGGTTCACTGGATGATTTGGTCGAACCACGATTCGCAAATTATTGCCAGTGGTGAGCTCGCGCAAGGGAAGCTATCCGTATTAGAAGAAAAAGCAGCGGATAGAGAAGTCATCGTCTTGTTACCCAGTGATCAAGTCTCGCTTAAAACAGTGATACTGCCAACCAAGTGGGGTCGCAAACTTGAACAAGCGTTACCATATCTCATTGAAGAGCAGCTCGCTCAAGACGTAGACAGCATGTTCATCGCAATTGAACAGCCAACGATGGTAGAAGAGAAGCACGCCGTCCGTATTGCCTGTTGCGATAAAACCTGGCTTTCATCGTGGTATTCACGTTTTCATCAGGCGGGCATTGAGGTCCATCGTATGGTGCCAGATGCACTGTTGTTACCGAATGCACAAGATGGCGAAGCTTCGATGATCCGTCTTGGAGAACAATGGTTGGTAAAACAAGGGGATTGGCAAGTTGCCGCGGTGGAAAGTAGTTGGCTCGAAACCTATCTCAATGCTGCTAAAGTGAGTATTGTGAATCATTTCAGTCCAATTGAGCACGCGTTTGCGGGCATACAATGGAATGCGCAAGAAGCAGAATATGATTTGCCTTTAGCGGTTTGTGCAAAGCATTTAACGTTACACAAACTGACCTTTAACCAAGGGGCTTTTGCGCAAAAGAAAAAACAACCACAGTGGTGGGCCGACTGGCGCAGTGGATTGATTGCGGCAAGCGTTGCGCTGGTTGCGTTTATTGGTGTGAAAACGGTTCAGTTGATCCACTTAAATAATGAAGTGACTGATTTGAAAGCTGAAGCCGTTGCAGCCTATCAAGAGGCGTTTCCAGGCAAAGTCGTGCGTCCACAATTGCTCAGAACACAGCTGAGAAGTGCGCTGGCGCAATTAGACGGTGGACCAGAGACAAGTTTCCTCAAATTGACTGAGCAAACGGTGACAGTCCTTAGTGAAGTGAAACAGTTTTCAGTGGAAACCATTCGTTTTGATCAACGTCGAAATGAATTACGTATCCGAGCACGAGGCAAAGATTTTCAATCTTTTGGTCAAGTGAAAGCGCTATTCGAGCAGCAAGGTTTGAGTGTCGATCAAGGGTCGTTGAATAACGATGGCGACTTTGTCGTCGGTGAATTGCGAGTGAAGGGGGCATAA
- the gspJ gene encoding type II secretion system minor pseudopilin GspJ → MKAKGFTLIEVMMALAILAVVVMATHQILESTMNAKEASEDTLTELEKLQTVFRFMDQDFSQLSTRIVRNESGDKATSYIIHGRYQFESQYDGIGFIRDGWINPINLLPRSELQAVGYRVMDDKLERLYRIYVDQLDGTEPKVQVLLNDVEELKFEFLDKAQKWQDEWKMQALPLAVAVTLKQKDKPEIRRIFAVPGTGEERKEDNGENRGASNG, encoded by the coding sequence ATGAAGGCCAAGGGATTTACGCTCATCGAAGTCATGATGGCGTTAGCAATTCTCGCGGTTGTGGTTATGGCGACCCATCAAATACTCGAATCGACGATGAACGCGAAAGAAGCCTCAGAAGACACGTTGACCGAACTCGAGAAGCTACAAACCGTGTTTCGCTTCATGGATCAAGATTTCAGCCAACTCAGTACGCGAATTGTACGCAATGAGTCGGGTGATAAGGCAACGAGTTATATTATTCACGGCCGTTATCAGTTTGAGAGTCAGTATGATGGCATCGGGTTTATTCGTGACGGGTGGATTAACCCTATTAATTTGTTGCCTCGTTCAGAATTACAAGCGGTCGGATATCGCGTAATGGATGACAAACTAGAACGCCTTTATCGCATCTATGTTGACCAACTGGATGGGACTGAACCAAAAGTTCAAGTGTTACTTAATGATGTAGAAGAACTCAAATTCGAGTTCTTAGATAAAGCGCAAAAGTGGCAAGACGAGTGGAAAATGCAAGCATTGCCATTGGCGGTGGCCGTTACGCTGAAACAAAAAGATAAACCCGAAATACGTCGAATTTTTGCTGTGCCTGGTACAGGCGAAGAACGAAAAGAAGACAATGGCGAAAATAGAGGGGCATCCAATGGGTAA
- a CDS encoding type II secretion system protein N, whose product MKNTLTLTLIFLVSFVLFVFWQLPATIAIQLSAPLLPPTIQFGQLSGSVWEGHVTEIRVQQMTLKNVYWDITPAALFTGRLQLNVKVGNARDKDEISGHGDIALNVFNQHVTLDDAVLRFSVEQAMGHVTLPLPVEAKGRVLLNVSHFSMGTPYCEALVGDIRTPNIDVKGLNNWFSIGELEGGLDCKSGNIAITVSPDNKLGLQADALLSQNLQFNVNGKIKPDASLPKEVHDAVKFLGRADSDGYYPIKL is encoded by the coding sequence TTGAAGAATACGTTGACACTAACACTGATTTTTTTAGTGAGTTTTGTTCTATTTGTGTTTTGGCAACTTCCTGCAACAATCGCCATCCAGTTGAGCGCACCGTTGTTACCACCAACGATTCAGTTTGGGCAGTTATCCGGCAGTGTATGGGAAGGGCATGTTACTGAAATTCGTGTTCAACAAATGACATTAAAAAATGTGTACTGGGACATCACGCCTGCGGCACTATTCACTGGACGTTTGCAACTGAACGTAAAAGTAGGCAATGCGCGAGACAAAGACGAAATTTCTGGTCACGGAGATATTGCCCTAAATGTATTCAATCAACATGTGACGCTTGACGATGCTGTGCTGCGTTTTAGCGTGGAGCAAGCGATGGGTCATGTGACTTTACCGTTGCCTGTTGAAGCAAAAGGTCGAGTGCTGTTGAATGTTTCGCATTTCTCAATGGGCACGCCTTATTGTGAGGCGCTAGTTGGTGATATTCGCACACCAAACATTGATGTAAAAGGGTTGAATAATTGGTTCAGTATCGGTGAACTTGAAGGTGGATTGGACTGTAAGTCTGGTAACATTGCAATCACTGTGTCACCTGACAATAAACTGGGCTTGCAAGCTGACGCGTTACTCAGTCAGAATTTGCAGTTCAACGTAAACGGAAAAATTAAGCCAGATGCTTCGTTGCCAAAAGAAGTTCACGATGCTGTGAAGTTTTTAGGCCGTGCAGACAGTGATGGCTATTACCCAATCAAGCTCTGA